The following proteins are co-located in the Malus sylvestris chromosome 13, drMalSylv7.2, whole genome shotgun sequence genome:
- the LOC126596585 gene encoding protein SUPPRESSOR OF MAX2 1: protein MRAGLSTIQQTLTPEAASVLNHSIAEAGRRNHGQTTPLHVAATLLSSPTGFLRQACIKSHPNSSHPLQCRALELCFSVALERLPTAQNMSPGMEPPISNALMAALKRAQAHQRRGCPEQQQQPLLAVKVELEQLIISILDDPSVSRVMREASFSSPAVKATIEQTLNSSAAAAAHAAVNSSPIGLQFRPAGPMVPPVSRNLYLNPRLQQPQGAATQSVQHRGEEVKRVADILLRTKKRNPVLVGDSEPEAVTKELLRRIQSKELGEGPLKNVDVLHLEEVVSLDRNQIVSKMKELGGLIETRLLNLTGGGVILDLGDLKWLVEQPASFGGVPGLVSSPVQQQVVSEAGRAAVGEMRKLLARYGEGSATGGRLWLIGTATCETYLRCQVYHPSMETDWDLQAVPIAGRTPLSGLFPRIGATNGILSSSVESLSPMKGFPSASIPQPRLLSENSDPARRETCCPQCTESYEQELAKLVAKESEKSSSESDAAQPPLPQWLQNAKPRDVHASTLDQTQTTDQNLILNQRTNELQKEWRDTCLRLHPNFHQPSFSLKRIIPTTLSMTGLYNPNLLGHQPFQTRSHVNKNLGTLQLNTNPLTSQPSERAISQPESPVRTELVLGQTEVTEINSKQTHKERIRDFMGCMPSEPQNKLHEMQTEDKQLCQIDTDSFKKLYKGLMEVWWQQEAAASVAETVTQCKLGNGKRRRAGSRGDMWLLFMGLDSVGKKKMASALSELVCGSNPVMISLSSQRGNLQSDMSFRGKTVVDRIAETVKRNPFSVVVLEDINEADLIVRGSIKQAIERGRLADSYGREISLGNVIFILTANWLPENLRPLSNDNSLEEKLASIARSSWQLKLSVCARAAKRHANWLTDEDRATKPRTDTGSALGFDLNEAADAEDDRTDGSLNSSDLTVDNEDDNRLNNRTLLKVTTASVPRELLDSVDDAIVFKPVDFNPIRQNITNSIKKRFSKIMGEGISFELPEDAVEKILTGIWLGRTGLEEWAEKVLAPSIQQLKSYLGGSTGVIADESLVVRLESDGASDDRSPGDRLPSSINVGVVPDGLRQR from the exons ATGAGAGCGGGGCTGAGTACGATCCAGCAAACGTTAACCCCAGAGGCGGCAAGCGTCTTGAATCACTCGATTGCCGAAGCGGGTCGACGGAACCACGGCCAGACGACGCCGCTACACGTGGCAGCAACCCTTTTGTCCTCCCCCACCGGCTTCCTCCGCCAAGCATGCATCAAATCTCACCCCAATTCCTCCCACCCTCTGCAGTGCCGAGCTCTGGAGCTCTGCTTCAGTGTGGCTCTGGAGCGGTTGCCCACCGCCCAAAACATGAGTCCCGGCATGGAGCCCCCCATCTCTAATGCTCTCATGGCCGCCTTGAAGCGAGCTCAGGCTCACCAGCGCCGCGGCTGCCCCGAACAGCAGCAGCAACCTCTATTAGCCGTCAAAGTCGAGCTCGAGCAGCTCATCATCTCAATTCTCGATGACCCGAGTGTTAGTCGGGTCATGCGGGAGGCTAGTTTCTCTAGTCCCGCAGTCAAAGCCACCATTGAACAGACGCTCAACTCTTCTGCCGCCGCCGCCGCTCACGCCGCCGTCAATTCATCCCCAATCGGATTGCAATTCCGCCCTGCAGGCCCCATGGTGCCACCCGTGAGCCGGAATTTGTATTTGAATCCGAGGCTGCAGCAGCCGCAGGGAGCTGCAACACAATCGGTACAACATAGAGGGGAAGAGGTTAAGAGGGTTGCTGATATTTTGTTGAGAACGAAGAAGAGGAACCCAGTTTTGGTTGGCGATTCGGAGCCTGAGGCCGTGACCAAAGAGCTCTTGCGGAGGATTCAGAGCAAGGAGTTGGGTGAGGGGCCGCTGAAGAATGTTGATGTCCTTCATTTGGAGGAGGTTGTTTCTTTGGATAGGAATCAGATAGTGTCAAAAATGAAGGAATTAGGGGGTTTGATTGAGACCCGGTTGTTGAATTTGACCGGGGGAGGGGTCATTCTTGATTTGGGTGACTTGAAATGGCTTGTGGAGCAGCCTGCGAGCTTTGGAGGAGTTCCGGGTCTAGTTTCGTCTCCCGTCCAACAGCAGGTGGTTTCGGAGGCAGGGCGGGCAGCAGTGGGGGAAATGCGGAAGCTATTGGCGAGGTATGGAGAGGGTAGTGCAACTGGTGGCCGGCTTTGGTTAATTGGGACTGCTACTTGTGAGACCTATTTGAGGTGCCAAGTCTATCACCCTTCAATGGAAACTGATTGGGATCTACAGGCAGTGCCAATTGCTGGCAGAACGCCACTTTCAGGATTGTTTCCGAG GATTGGGGCGACCAACGGGATCCTTAGTAGCTCAGTTGAATCTTTGTCACCAATGAAAGGTTTTCCATCGGCATCAATTCCTCAACCAAGACTTTTGTCAGAGAACTCGGATCCTGCTCGAAGAGAAACATGTTGCCCGCAATGTACAGAGAGTTATGAGCAAGAGCTTGCAAAACTGGTTGCCAAGGAATCTGAGAAATCATCTTCTGAATCAGACGCAGCTCAACCACCGCTACCTCAGTGGTTGCAGAACGCTAAACCCCGTGATGTTCATGCCAGTACATTAGATCAGACGCAG ACTACGGACCAAAATTTGATCCTGAATCAAAGGACTAATGAATTACAGAAGGAATGGAGAGATACATGTTTGCGTCTTCATCCTAATTTTCATCAGCCCAGTTTCAGCTTGAAGAGAATTATTCCAACAACCCTCTCAATGACGGGCTTGTACAATCCAAACTTGCTTGGTCACCAACCATTCCAAACCAGATCACATGTGAATAAGAATCTTGGGACTCTGCAATTGAACACAAATCCGCTGACCAGCCAACCATCTGAACGGGCAATTTCCCAACCAGAAAGCCCTGTAAGGACAGAGCTGGTTCTTGGTCAAACAGAAGTCACTGAAATCAACTCCAAGCAAACGCATAAAGAGCGCATCAGAGACTTTATGGGCTGCATGCCTTCTGAACCACAGAACAAGTTACATGAAATGCAAACGGAGGATAAACAATTGTGTCAAATAGATACTGATTCATTCAAAAAGCTGTACAAAGGTTTAATGGAGGTGTGGTGGCAGCAAGAAGCAGCAGCCTCTGTGGCTGAAACTGTGACACAATGCAAGTTGGGCAATGGAAAGAGACGTCGTGCTGGGTCAAGGGGAGACATGTGGCTGCTGTTTATGGGCCTGGACAGTGTTGGCAAGAAGAAGATGGCATCAGCACTTTCAGAACTGGTATGTGGGTCCAACCCAGTGATGATCAGTCTTAGCTCCCAACGTGGTAATTTGCAATCAGATATGAGTTTCCGTGGTAAAACAGTGGTGGATCGAATAGCAGAAACAGTTAAGAGAAACCCTTTTTCAGTAGTTGTGCTTGAGGACATTAATGAAGCTGATCTGATAGTTCGTGGTAGCATAAAACAGGCAATTGAGAGAGGTCGTCTTGCTGACTCTTATGGCCGTGAAATCAGTCTTGGAAATGTTATTTTCATACTTACCGCAAATTGGTTGCCAGAAAATCTTAGGCCCTTGTCAAATGACAATTCACTTGAAGAAAAACTCGCCAGTATTGCGAGGAGCAGTTGGCAGTTAAAGCTATCGGTCTGTGCTAGGGCTGCAAAACGCCATGCCAATTGGTTAACAGATGAAGACAGGGCCACAAAGCCTAGGACAGATACTGGTTCAGCATTAGGATTCGATCTGAATGAAGCTGCGGATGCTGAGGATGACAGAACAGACGGCTCACTTAATTCAAGTGATCTTACGGTTGATAATGAAGATGACAATCGTCTCAATAACAGAACCTTACTCAAAGTCACAACCGCATCAGTACCCCGGGAATTACTGGATAGTGTTGATGATGCCATCGTGTTCAAGCCAGTGGATTTCAATCCCATTCGGCAAAACATCACAAACTCCATCAAAAAAAGATTCTCAAAAATAATGGGTGAGGGGATTTCATTTGAATTACCAGAGGATGCTGTTGAAAAGATCCTAACCGGGATATGGCTAGGCCGGACTGGCTTAGAGGAATGGGCAGAAAAGGTTCTCGCCCCGAGCATCCAGCAACTGAAGTCCTACCTTGGTGGCAGCACTGGTGTGATAGCCGACGAGTCATTGGTGGTGAGGCTTGAATCTGATGGTGCTTCGGACGACCGGAGCCCTGGAGATAGGCTCCCTAGTAGCATCAATGTGGGTGTGGTGCCTGATGGGTTGAGACAACGATGA